A window of the Tachysurus fulvidraco isolate hzauxx_2018 chromosome 6, HZAU_PFXX_2.0, whole genome shotgun sequence genome harbors these coding sequences:
- the LOC113642114 gene encoding anosmin-1 isoform X3, translating into MSAWINMVIIVIFGTAEVSARRQDESVLVESVMRARCVSRCLSLHRTRISAVCKHAQGNGSLVWCQSHKQCSKCLEPCKASWDLRESECQDLCETVFPNKQSECVVSCEFFLSVASVKQGACPAPDRASGFAAACVESCQSDVHCSAHKKCCSNGCGRTCQVPRNVYKGVPLKPRSELTFLELPSGHLDVRWSSKFNISVEPVVYVVQQSWNYGIHPSEDDATPWQDVAQVTEERVVLEIRATRWYQFRVAAVNIHGTRGFTAPSKHFRSSRDPAPPSRPSELKVSNVTADGGGSVTARLEWTVPKEMDVPVHHYKISWSWSTVDRTSIPSKKKRRKTIDGVKSSVNLEGLAVNSSYTVELQAVALWGSARLKSPKTSLQFSTAQEKEHTTELTRKLKQMFSSPSLEAGTPFYQDTQLQVRVYWKKRGGEDPTMSRFHVQWSPELCLHNQTKAQEKSVTHESFIHLSGLLFSCQYRVTVHTLRAKKHSELGTVTFTTPSCPAVRSKSHKSIICPGEAAVKVTSKPENLTASFTANGENVTGHFFWSVSRPQPHQPITGFQVTWADVTVVNRENSIPNSIVSQSQILPPDHNFLQVLNLRPMSSYRLEVQVITSEGEGPATMKVFHTPSVSSGYRLKLHQHSGYQKHSSEKH; encoded by the exons ATGTCGGCGTGGATTAATATGGTTATTATCGTTATATTCGGGACAGCGGAGGTGAGCGCGAGGCGACAGGACGAGTCGGTGCTGGTGGAAAGCGTGATGCGCGCGCGCTGCGTGTCCCGGTGTCTCAGTCTGCACCGCACGCGCATCTCCGCTGTGTGTAAACACGCTCAG GGAAACGGATCTCTGGTTTGGTGTCAGAGTCATAAGCAGTGTTCTAAG TGTCTGGAGCCCTGCAAAGCATCATGGGATctcagagagagcgagtgtcAGGATTTGTGTGAG ACCGTCTTCCCAAATAAACAGTCCGAGTGTGTGGTCAGCTGTGAGTTTTTCCTCTCGGTGGCGTCGGTGAAACAGGGGGCGTGTCCAGCTCCGGATCGAGCGAGCGGATTTGCTGCCGCCTGTGTGGAGAGTTGTCAGAGCGACGTCCACTGCTCCGCCCACAAGAAGTGCTGCTCGAACGGCTGTGGACGAACCTGTCAGGTTCCCAGGAACGTTTATAAAG GTGTTCCTCTGAAGCCCAGGAGTGAATTGACGTTCCTTGAATTGCCGTCAGGTCACCTGGACGTCCGCTGGTCTTCAAAGTTTAACATTTCAGTGGAGCCTGTGGTTTACGTGGTGCAGCAGAGCTGGAATTACGGCATCCACCCGAGCGAAGACGACGCAACACCGTGGCAGGATGTGGCACAG GTCACAGAGGAGCGTGTTGTGTTGGAGATCAGAGCCACTCGCTGGTACCAGTTTCGTGTAGCAGCTGTGAACATACACGGAACTCGCGGATTCACGGCGCCGAGCAAACACTTTCGCTCCTCCAgag ACCCGGCTCCTCCCTCACGCCCGTCTGAGCTCAAGGTGTCCAACGTCACGGCGGATGGAGGCGGCTCAGTGACGGCACGTCTGGAATGGACTGTCCCTAAAGAGATGGACGTCCCCGTCCATCATTATAAGATCTCCTGGAGCTGGAGCACTGTGGACAGAACCAGCATTCCCTccaagaagaagaggagaaagaccATAGATGGG gtgaagAGCTCAGTGAATCTGGAAGGTCTTGCAGTAAACAGCTcgtacactgtggagcttcagGCTGTGGCTCTGTGGGGTTCAGCGAGACTGAAAAGCCCAAAAACATCTCTGCAGTTCAGCACAGCTCAGGAGAAAGAGCACACga CAGAACTCACAAGGAAACTGAAGCAGATGTTTTCTTCACCGTCTCTGGAGGCAGGAACTCCGTTTTATCAGGACACACAGCTGCAGGTTCGAGTTTACTGGAAGAAGAGAGGAGGTGAAG ATCCCACGATGAGCCGCTTCCATGTCCAGTGGTCACCTGAACTCTGCCTCCACAACCAGACCAAAGCCCAGGAGAAATCTGTCACACAC gAGAGTTTCATCCACTTGTCCGGGCTGCTTTTCTCCTGTCAGTACAGAGTGACAGTTCACACACTCAGAGCTAAGAAACACTCTGAACTCGGCACCGTCACCTTCACCACACCGTCATGTCCTGCTGTACGGAGCAAAAGTCACAAATCCATCATTTGTCCAGGAGAAGCAG CCGTGAAAGTGACATCAAAACCCGAGAACCTGACGGCGTCTTTCACGGCCAACGGGGAAAACGTCACTGGACACTTCTTCTGGAGCGTTTCCCGCCCTCAGCctcatcagccaatcacaggctTCCAGGTCACTTGGGCAGACGTGACAGTGGTGAATCGGGAGAACAGCATTCCTAACAGCATTGTCTCCCAATCACAGATCCTTCCTCCA GATCATAACTTCCTGCAGGTGCTGAATCTCAGGCCCATGTCCTCCTACAGATTAGAGGTTCAGGTCATCACCAGTGAAGGAGAAGGCCCTGCTACCATGAAGGTTTTCCACACACCCAGTGTTTCCTCAGGTTACA GGCTTAAACTTCATCAGCACTCAGGATACCAGAAGCACTCGTCAGAGAAGCACTGA
- the LOC113642114 gene encoding anosmin-1 isoform X6 — protein MSAWINMVIIVIFGTAEVSARRQDESVLVESVMRARCVSRCLSLHRTRISAVCKHAQGNGSLVWCQSHKQCSKCLEPCKASWDLRESECQDLCETVFPNKQSECVVSCEFFLSVASVKQGACPAPDRASGFAAACVESCQSDVHCSAHKKCCSNGCGRTCQVPRNVYKGVPLKPRSELTFLELPSGHLDVRWSSKFNISVEPVVYVVQQSWNYGIHPSEDDATPWQDVAQVTEERVVLEIRATRWYQFRVAAVNIHGTRGFTAPSKHFRSSRDPAPPSRPSELKVSNVTADGGGSVTARLEWTVPKEMDVPVHHYKISWSWSTVDRTSIPSKKKRRKTIDGVKSSVNLEGLAVNSSYTVELQAVALWGSARLKSPKTSLQFSTAQEKEHTKLTRKLKQMFSSPSLEAGTPFYQDTQLQVRVYWKKRGDPTMSRFHVQWSPELCLHNQTKAQEKSVTHESFIHLSGLLFSCQYRVTVHTLRAKKHSELGTVTFTTPSCPAVRSKSHKSIICPGEAAAVKVTSKPENLTASFTANGENVTGHFFWSVSRPQPHQPITGFQVTWADVTVVNRENSIPNSIVSQSQILPPDHNFLQVLNLRPMSSYRLEVQVITSEGEGPATMKVFHTPSVSSGYRLKLHQHSGYQKHSSEKH, from the exons ATGTCGGCGTGGATTAATATGGTTATTATCGTTATATTCGGGACAGCGGAGGTGAGCGCGAGGCGACAGGACGAGTCGGTGCTGGTGGAAAGCGTGATGCGCGCGCGCTGCGTGTCCCGGTGTCTCAGTCTGCACCGCACGCGCATCTCCGCTGTGTGTAAACACGCTCAG GGAAACGGATCTCTGGTTTGGTGTCAGAGTCATAAGCAGTGTTCTAAG TGTCTGGAGCCCTGCAAAGCATCATGGGATctcagagagagcgagtgtcAGGATTTGTGTGAG ACCGTCTTCCCAAATAAACAGTCCGAGTGTGTGGTCAGCTGTGAGTTTTTCCTCTCGGTGGCGTCGGTGAAACAGGGGGCGTGTCCAGCTCCGGATCGAGCGAGCGGATTTGCTGCCGCCTGTGTGGAGAGTTGTCAGAGCGACGTCCACTGCTCCGCCCACAAGAAGTGCTGCTCGAACGGCTGTGGACGAACCTGTCAGGTTCCCAGGAACGTTTATAAAG GTGTTCCTCTGAAGCCCAGGAGTGAATTGACGTTCCTTGAATTGCCGTCAGGTCACCTGGACGTCCGCTGGTCTTCAAAGTTTAACATTTCAGTGGAGCCTGTGGTTTACGTGGTGCAGCAGAGCTGGAATTACGGCATCCACCCGAGCGAAGACGACGCAACACCGTGGCAGGATGTGGCACAG GTCACAGAGGAGCGTGTTGTGTTGGAGATCAGAGCCACTCGCTGGTACCAGTTTCGTGTAGCAGCTGTGAACATACACGGAACTCGCGGATTCACGGCGCCGAGCAAACACTTTCGCTCCTCCAgag ACCCGGCTCCTCCCTCACGCCCGTCTGAGCTCAAGGTGTCCAACGTCACGGCGGATGGAGGCGGCTCAGTGACGGCACGTCTGGAATGGACTGTCCCTAAAGAGATGGACGTCCCCGTCCATCATTATAAGATCTCCTGGAGCTGGAGCACTGTGGACAGAACCAGCATTCCCTccaagaagaagaggagaaagaccATAGATGGG gtgaagAGCTCAGTGAATCTGGAAGGTCTTGCAGTAAACAGCTcgtacactgtggagcttcagGCTGTGGCTCTGTGGGGTTCAGCGAGACTGAAAAGCCCAAAAACATCTCTGCAGTTCAGCACAGCTCAGGAGAAAGAGCACACga AACTCACAAGGAAACTGAAGCAGATGTTTTCTTCACCGTCTCTGGAGGCAGGAACTCCGTTTTATCAGGACACACAGCTGCAGGTTCGAGTTTACTGGAAGAAGAGAGGAG ATCCCACGATGAGCCGCTTCCATGTCCAGTGGTCACCTGAACTCTGCCTCCACAACCAGACCAAAGCCCAGGAGAAATCTGTCACACAC gAGAGTTTCATCCACTTGTCCGGGCTGCTTTTCTCCTGTCAGTACAGAGTGACAGTTCACACACTCAGAGCTAAGAAACACTCTGAACTCGGCACCGTCACCTTCACCACACCGTCATGTCCTGCTGTACGGAGCAAAAGTCACAAATCCATCATTTGTCCAGGAGAAGCAG CAGCCGTGAAAGTGACATCAAAACCCGAGAACCTGACGGCGTCTTTCACGGCCAACGGGGAAAACGTCACTGGACACTTCTTCTGGAGCGTTTCCCGCCCTCAGCctcatcagccaatcacaggctTCCAGGTCACTTGGGCAGACGTGACAGTGGTGAATCGGGAGAACAGCATTCCTAACAGCATTGTCTCCCAATCACAGATCCTTCCTCCA GATCATAACTTCCTGCAGGTGCTGAATCTCAGGCCCATGTCCTCCTACAGATTAGAGGTTCAGGTCATCACCAGTGAAGGAGAAGGCCCTGCTACCATGAAGGTTTTCCACACACCCAGTGTTTCCTCAGGTTACA GGCTTAAACTTCATCAGCACTCAGGATACCAGAAGCACTCGTCAGAGAAGCACTGA
- the LOC113642114 gene encoding anosmin-1 isoform X4 yields MSAWINMVIIVIFGTAEVSARRQDESVLVESVMRARCVSRCLSLHRTRISAVCKHAQGNGSLVWCQSHKQCSKCLEPCKASWDLRESECQDLCETVFPNKQSECVVSCEFFLSVASVKQGACPAPDRASGFAAACVESCQSDVHCSAHKKCCSNGCGRTCQVPRNVYKGVPLKPRSELTFLELPSGHLDVRWSSKFNISVEPVVYVVQQSWNYGIHPSEDDATPWQDVAQVTEERVVLEIRATRWYQFRVAAVNIHGTRGFTAPSKHFRSSRDPAPPSRPSELKVSNVTADGGGSVTARLEWTVPKEMDVPVHHYKISWSWSTVDRTSIPSKKKRRKTIDGVKSSVNLEGLAVNSSYTVELQAVALWGSARLKSPKTSLQFSTAQEKEHTTELTRKLKQMFSSPSLEAGTPFYQDTQLQVRVYWKKRGDPTMSRFHVQWSPELCLHNQTKAQEKSVTHESFIHLSGLLFSCQYRVTVHTLRAKKHSELGTVTFTTPSCPAVRSKSHKSIICPGEAAAVKVTSKPENLTASFTANGENVTGHFFWSVSRPQPHQPITGFQVTWADVTVVNRENSIPNSIVSQSQILPPDHNFLQVLNLRPMSSYRLEVQVITSEGEGPATMKVFHTPSVSSGYRLKLHQHSGYQKHSSEKH; encoded by the exons ATGTCGGCGTGGATTAATATGGTTATTATCGTTATATTCGGGACAGCGGAGGTGAGCGCGAGGCGACAGGACGAGTCGGTGCTGGTGGAAAGCGTGATGCGCGCGCGCTGCGTGTCCCGGTGTCTCAGTCTGCACCGCACGCGCATCTCCGCTGTGTGTAAACACGCTCAG GGAAACGGATCTCTGGTTTGGTGTCAGAGTCATAAGCAGTGTTCTAAG TGTCTGGAGCCCTGCAAAGCATCATGGGATctcagagagagcgagtgtcAGGATTTGTGTGAG ACCGTCTTCCCAAATAAACAGTCCGAGTGTGTGGTCAGCTGTGAGTTTTTCCTCTCGGTGGCGTCGGTGAAACAGGGGGCGTGTCCAGCTCCGGATCGAGCGAGCGGATTTGCTGCCGCCTGTGTGGAGAGTTGTCAGAGCGACGTCCACTGCTCCGCCCACAAGAAGTGCTGCTCGAACGGCTGTGGACGAACCTGTCAGGTTCCCAGGAACGTTTATAAAG GTGTTCCTCTGAAGCCCAGGAGTGAATTGACGTTCCTTGAATTGCCGTCAGGTCACCTGGACGTCCGCTGGTCTTCAAAGTTTAACATTTCAGTGGAGCCTGTGGTTTACGTGGTGCAGCAGAGCTGGAATTACGGCATCCACCCGAGCGAAGACGACGCAACACCGTGGCAGGATGTGGCACAG GTCACAGAGGAGCGTGTTGTGTTGGAGATCAGAGCCACTCGCTGGTACCAGTTTCGTGTAGCAGCTGTGAACATACACGGAACTCGCGGATTCACGGCGCCGAGCAAACACTTTCGCTCCTCCAgag ACCCGGCTCCTCCCTCACGCCCGTCTGAGCTCAAGGTGTCCAACGTCACGGCGGATGGAGGCGGCTCAGTGACGGCACGTCTGGAATGGACTGTCCCTAAAGAGATGGACGTCCCCGTCCATCATTATAAGATCTCCTGGAGCTGGAGCACTGTGGACAGAACCAGCATTCCCTccaagaagaagaggagaaagaccATAGATGGG gtgaagAGCTCAGTGAATCTGGAAGGTCTTGCAGTAAACAGCTcgtacactgtggagcttcagGCTGTGGCTCTGTGGGGTTCAGCGAGACTGAAAAGCCCAAAAACATCTCTGCAGTTCAGCACAGCTCAGGAGAAAGAGCACACga CAGAACTCACAAGGAAACTGAAGCAGATGTTTTCTTCACCGTCTCTGGAGGCAGGAACTCCGTTTTATCAGGACACACAGCTGCAGGTTCGAGTTTACTGGAAGAAGAGAGGAG ATCCCACGATGAGCCGCTTCCATGTCCAGTGGTCACCTGAACTCTGCCTCCACAACCAGACCAAAGCCCAGGAGAAATCTGTCACACAC gAGAGTTTCATCCACTTGTCCGGGCTGCTTTTCTCCTGTCAGTACAGAGTGACAGTTCACACACTCAGAGCTAAGAAACACTCTGAACTCGGCACCGTCACCTTCACCACACCGTCATGTCCTGCTGTACGGAGCAAAAGTCACAAATCCATCATTTGTCCAGGAGAAGCAG CAGCCGTGAAAGTGACATCAAAACCCGAGAACCTGACGGCGTCTTTCACGGCCAACGGGGAAAACGTCACTGGACACTTCTTCTGGAGCGTTTCCCGCCCTCAGCctcatcagccaatcacaggctTCCAGGTCACTTGGGCAGACGTGACAGTGGTGAATCGGGAGAACAGCATTCCTAACAGCATTGTCTCCCAATCACAGATCCTTCCTCCA GATCATAACTTCCTGCAGGTGCTGAATCTCAGGCCCATGTCCTCCTACAGATTAGAGGTTCAGGTCATCACCAGTGAAGGAGAAGGCCCTGCTACCATGAAGGTTTTCCACACACCCAGTGTTTCCTCAGGTTACA GGCTTAAACTTCATCAGCACTCAGGATACCAGAAGCACTCGTCAGAGAAGCACTGA
- the LOC113642114 gene encoding anosmin-1 isoform X7: MSAWINMVIIVIFGTAEVSARRQDESVLVESVMRARCVSRCLSLHRTRISAVCKHAQGNGSLVWCQSHKQCSKCLEPCKASWDLRESECQDLCETVFPNKQSECVVSCEFFLSVASVKQGACPAPDRASGFAAACVESCQSDVHCSAHKKCCSNGCGRTCQVPRNVYKGVPLKPRSELTFLELPSGHLDVRWSSKFNISVEPVVYVVQQSWNYGIHPSEDDATPWQDVAQVTEERVVLEIRATRWYQFRVAAVNIHGTRGFTAPSKHFRSSRDPAPPSRPSELKVSNVTADGGGSVTARLEWTVPKEMDVPVHHYKISWSWSTVDRTSIPSKKKRRKTIDGVKSSVNLEGLAVNSSYTVELQAVALWGSARLKSPKTSLQFSTAQEKEHTTELTRKLKQMFSSPSLEAGTPFYQDTQLQVRVYWKKRGDPTMSRFHVQWSPELCLHNQTKAQEKSVTHESFIHLSGLLFSCQYRVTVHTLRAKKHSELGTVTFTTPSCPAVRSKSHKSIICPGEAAVKVTSKPENLTASFTANGENVTGHFFWSVSRPQPHQPITGFQVTWADVTVVNRENSIPNSIVSQSQILPPDHNFLQVLNLRPMSSYRLEVQVITSEGEGPATMKVFHTPSVSSGYRLKLHQHSGYQKHSSEKH, from the exons ATGTCGGCGTGGATTAATATGGTTATTATCGTTATATTCGGGACAGCGGAGGTGAGCGCGAGGCGACAGGACGAGTCGGTGCTGGTGGAAAGCGTGATGCGCGCGCGCTGCGTGTCCCGGTGTCTCAGTCTGCACCGCACGCGCATCTCCGCTGTGTGTAAACACGCTCAG GGAAACGGATCTCTGGTTTGGTGTCAGAGTCATAAGCAGTGTTCTAAG TGTCTGGAGCCCTGCAAAGCATCATGGGATctcagagagagcgagtgtcAGGATTTGTGTGAG ACCGTCTTCCCAAATAAACAGTCCGAGTGTGTGGTCAGCTGTGAGTTTTTCCTCTCGGTGGCGTCGGTGAAACAGGGGGCGTGTCCAGCTCCGGATCGAGCGAGCGGATTTGCTGCCGCCTGTGTGGAGAGTTGTCAGAGCGACGTCCACTGCTCCGCCCACAAGAAGTGCTGCTCGAACGGCTGTGGACGAACCTGTCAGGTTCCCAGGAACGTTTATAAAG GTGTTCCTCTGAAGCCCAGGAGTGAATTGACGTTCCTTGAATTGCCGTCAGGTCACCTGGACGTCCGCTGGTCTTCAAAGTTTAACATTTCAGTGGAGCCTGTGGTTTACGTGGTGCAGCAGAGCTGGAATTACGGCATCCACCCGAGCGAAGACGACGCAACACCGTGGCAGGATGTGGCACAG GTCACAGAGGAGCGTGTTGTGTTGGAGATCAGAGCCACTCGCTGGTACCAGTTTCGTGTAGCAGCTGTGAACATACACGGAACTCGCGGATTCACGGCGCCGAGCAAACACTTTCGCTCCTCCAgag ACCCGGCTCCTCCCTCACGCCCGTCTGAGCTCAAGGTGTCCAACGTCACGGCGGATGGAGGCGGCTCAGTGACGGCACGTCTGGAATGGACTGTCCCTAAAGAGATGGACGTCCCCGTCCATCATTATAAGATCTCCTGGAGCTGGAGCACTGTGGACAGAACCAGCATTCCCTccaagaagaagaggagaaagaccATAGATGGG gtgaagAGCTCAGTGAATCTGGAAGGTCTTGCAGTAAACAGCTcgtacactgtggagcttcagGCTGTGGCTCTGTGGGGTTCAGCGAGACTGAAAAGCCCAAAAACATCTCTGCAGTTCAGCACAGCTCAGGAGAAAGAGCACACga CAGAACTCACAAGGAAACTGAAGCAGATGTTTTCTTCACCGTCTCTGGAGGCAGGAACTCCGTTTTATCAGGACACACAGCTGCAGGTTCGAGTTTACTGGAAGAAGAGAGGAG ATCCCACGATGAGCCGCTTCCATGTCCAGTGGTCACCTGAACTCTGCCTCCACAACCAGACCAAAGCCCAGGAGAAATCTGTCACACAC gAGAGTTTCATCCACTTGTCCGGGCTGCTTTTCTCCTGTCAGTACAGAGTGACAGTTCACACACTCAGAGCTAAGAAACACTCTGAACTCGGCACCGTCACCTTCACCACACCGTCATGTCCTGCTGTACGGAGCAAAAGTCACAAATCCATCATTTGTCCAGGAGAAGCAG CCGTGAAAGTGACATCAAAACCCGAGAACCTGACGGCGTCTTTCACGGCCAACGGGGAAAACGTCACTGGACACTTCTTCTGGAGCGTTTCCCGCCCTCAGCctcatcagccaatcacaggctTCCAGGTCACTTGGGCAGACGTGACAGTGGTGAATCGGGAGAACAGCATTCCTAACAGCATTGTCTCCCAATCACAGATCCTTCCTCCA GATCATAACTTCCTGCAGGTGCTGAATCTCAGGCCCATGTCCTCCTACAGATTAGAGGTTCAGGTCATCACCAGTGAAGGAGAAGGCCCTGCTACCATGAAGGTTTTCCACACACCCAGTGTTTCCTCAGGTTACA GGCTTAAACTTCATCAGCACTCAGGATACCAGAAGCACTCGTCAGAGAAGCACTGA
- the LOC113642114 gene encoding anosmin-1 isoform X2 — translation MSAWINMVIIVIFGTAEVSARRQDESVLVESVMRARCVSRCLSLHRTRISAVCKHAQGNGSLVWCQSHKQCSKCLEPCKASWDLRESECQDLCETVFPNKQSECVVSCEFFLSVASVKQGACPAPDRASGFAAACVESCQSDVHCSAHKKCCSNGCGRTCQVPRNVYKGVPLKPRSELTFLELPSGHLDVRWSSKFNISVEPVVYVVQQSWNYGIHPSEDDATPWQDVAQVTEERVVLEIRATRWYQFRVAAVNIHGTRGFTAPSKHFRSSRDPAPPSRPSELKVSNVTADGGGSVTARLEWTVPKEMDVPVHHYKISWSWSTVDRTSIPSKKKRRKTIDGVKSSVNLEGLAVNSSYTVELQAVALWGSARLKSPKTSLQFSTAQEKEHTKLTRKLKQMFSSPSLEAGTPFYQDTQLQVRVYWKKRGGEDPTMSRFHVQWSPELCLHNQTKAQEKSVTHESFIHLSGLLFSCQYRVTVHTLRAKKHSELGTVTFTTPSCPAVRSKSHKSIICPGEAAAVKVTSKPENLTASFTANGENVTGHFFWSVSRPQPHQPITGFQVTWADVTVVNRENSIPNSIVSQSQILPPDHNFLQVLNLRPMSSYRLEVQVITSEGEGPATMKVFHTPSVSSGYRLKLHQHSGYQKHSSEKH, via the exons ATGTCGGCGTGGATTAATATGGTTATTATCGTTATATTCGGGACAGCGGAGGTGAGCGCGAGGCGACAGGACGAGTCGGTGCTGGTGGAAAGCGTGATGCGCGCGCGCTGCGTGTCCCGGTGTCTCAGTCTGCACCGCACGCGCATCTCCGCTGTGTGTAAACACGCTCAG GGAAACGGATCTCTGGTTTGGTGTCAGAGTCATAAGCAGTGTTCTAAG TGTCTGGAGCCCTGCAAAGCATCATGGGATctcagagagagcgagtgtcAGGATTTGTGTGAG ACCGTCTTCCCAAATAAACAGTCCGAGTGTGTGGTCAGCTGTGAGTTTTTCCTCTCGGTGGCGTCGGTGAAACAGGGGGCGTGTCCAGCTCCGGATCGAGCGAGCGGATTTGCTGCCGCCTGTGTGGAGAGTTGTCAGAGCGACGTCCACTGCTCCGCCCACAAGAAGTGCTGCTCGAACGGCTGTGGACGAACCTGTCAGGTTCCCAGGAACGTTTATAAAG GTGTTCCTCTGAAGCCCAGGAGTGAATTGACGTTCCTTGAATTGCCGTCAGGTCACCTGGACGTCCGCTGGTCTTCAAAGTTTAACATTTCAGTGGAGCCTGTGGTTTACGTGGTGCAGCAGAGCTGGAATTACGGCATCCACCCGAGCGAAGACGACGCAACACCGTGGCAGGATGTGGCACAG GTCACAGAGGAGCGTGTTGTGTTGGAGATCAGAGCCACTCGCTGGTACCAGTTTCGTGTAGCAGCTGTGAACATACACGGAACTCGCGGATTCACGGCGCCGAGCAAACACTTTCGCTCCTCCAgag ACCCGGCTCCTCCCTCACGCCCGTCTGAGCTCAAGGTGTCCAACGTCACGGCGGATGGAGGCGGCTCAGTGACGGCACGTCTGGAATGGACTGTCCCTAAAGAGATGGACGTCCCCGTCCATCATTATAAGATCTCCTGGAGCTGGAGCACTGTGGACAGAACCAGCATTCCCTccaagaagaagaggagaaagaccATAGATGGG gtgaagAGCTCAGTGAATCTGGAAGGTCTTGCAGTAAACAGCTcgtacactgtggagcttcagGCTGTGGCTCTGTGGGGTTCAGCGAGACTGAAAAGCCCAAAAACATCTCTGCAGTTCAGCACAGCTCAGGAGAAAGAGCACACga AACTCACAAGGAAACTGAAGCAGATGTTTTCTTCACCGTCTCTGGAGGCAGGAACTCCGTTTTATCAGGACACACAGCTGCAGGTTCGAGTTTACTGGAAGAAGAGAGGAGGTGAAG ATCCCACGATGAGCCGCTTCCATGTCCAGTGGTCACCTGAACTCTGCCTCCACAACCAGACCAAAGCCCAGGAGAAATCTGTCACACAC gAGAGTTTCATCCACTTGTCCGGGCTGCTTTTCTCCTGTCAGTACAGAGTGACAGTTCACACACTCAGAGCTAAGAAACACTCTGAACTCGGCACCGTCACCTTCACCACACCGTCATGTCCTGCTGTACGGAGCAAAAGTCACAAATCCATCATTTGTCCAGGAGAAGCAG CAGCCGTGAAAGTGACATCAAAACCCGAGAACCTGACGGCGTCTTTCACGGCCAACGGGGAAAACGTCACTGGACACTTCTTCTGGAGCGTTTCCCGCCCTCAGCctcatcagccaatcacaggctTCCAGGTCACTTGGGCAGACGTGACAGTGGTGAATCGGGAGAACAGCATTCCTAACAGCATTGTCTCCCAATCACAGATCCTTCCTCCA GATCATAACTTCCTGCAGGTGCTGAATCTCAGGCCCATGTCCTCCTACAGATTAGAGGTTCAGGTCATCACCAGTGAAGGAGAAGGCCCTGCTACCATGAAGGTTTTCCACACACCCAGTGTTTCCTCAGGTTACA GGCTTAAACTTCATCAGCACTCAGGATACCAGAAGCACTCGTCAGAGAAGCACTGA